Proteins encoded by one window of Pseudomonas tructae:
- a CDS encoding amino acid ABC transporter permease, producing MQNNIGAPKGLSLSDPRVRAWLFQILTIAFVVGLGWYLFHNTQTNLQHRGITSGFDFLERSAGFGIAQHLIPYTEQDSYARVFVIGLLNTLLVTFIGIILATLLGFIIGVARLSPNWMISKLATVYVETFRNIPPLLQILFWYFAVFLTLPGPRGSINLNDTFFISNRGLNMPGASMAEGFWPFVVSLVLAIIAIVLMVRLANRRFEATGEPFHKFWVGLFLFFGIPALCVLLFGAPVQWEMPQLKGFNFVGGWVLIPELLALTLALTIYTAAFIAEIVRSGIRSVSYGQTEAARSLGLREGPTLRKVIIPQALRVIIPPLTSQYLNLAKNSSLAAGIGYPEMVSLFAGTVLNQTGQAIEVIAITMSVYLAISISISLLMNWYNKRIALIER from the coding sequence ATGCAAAATAATATCGGCGCACCCAAGGGACTATCCCTGAGCGATCCACGTGTGCGTGCGTGGCTGTTCCAGATCCTTACCATCGCTTTCGTGGTCGGGCTAGGCTGGTACCTGTTTCACAACACCCAGACCAACCTGCAGCACCGCGGGATCACCTCGGGCTTCGACTTCCTCGAACGCAGTGCCGGCTTCGGCATCGCCCAGCACCTGATTCCCTATACCGAGCAGGACAGTTATGCGCGGGTGTTCGTCATTGGCCTGCTCAACACCCTGCTGGTGACCTTCATCGGCATCATCCTGGCGACCCTGCTGGGCTTCATCATCGGTGTGGCCCGACTGTCACCGAACTGGATGATCAGCAAGCTGGCCACGGTGTATGTCGAGACTTTCCGTAACATTCCGCCGCTGTTGCAGATCCTGTTCTGGTACTTCGCGGTGTTCCTGACCCTGCCGGGACCGCGGGGCAGCATCAATCTCAACGACACCTTCTTTATCAGCAACCGGGGTCTGAACATGCCCGGTGCGTCCATGGCTGAAGGATTCTGGCCGTTCGTCGTCAGCCTGGTGCTGGCCATCATCGCCATTGTGCTGATGGTGCGCCTGGCCAACCGGCGCTTTGAGGCCACCGGCGAGCCGTTCCACAAATTCTGGGTCGGCCTGTTCCTGTTCTTTGGCATTCCGGCCCTGTGCGTGCTGCTGTTCGGCGCGCCGGTGCAGTGGGAAATGCCGCAGCTCAAGGGCTTCAACTTCGTCGGCGGTTGGGTGCTGATCCCCGAGTTGTTGGCCCTGACCCTGGCGCTGACCATCTACACCGCCGCCTTTATCGCCGAGATCGTGCGTTCGGGCATCCGCTCGGTCAGTTACGGCCAGACCGAAGCAGCCCGCTCCCTGGGCCTGCGCGAAGGGCCGACGCTGCGCAAGGTGATCATTCCCCAGGCGCTGCGGGTGATCATTCCGCCGCTGACCAGCCAGTACCTGAACCTGGCGAAGAACTCTTCGCTGGCAGCCGGTATCGGCTACCCGGAAATGGTCTCGTTGTTCGCCGGTACCGTGCTCAACCAGACCGGCCAGGCCATCGAGGTGATTGCCATCACCATGAGCGTCTATCTGGCCATCAGCATCAGCATTTCGTTGCTGATGAACTGGTACAACAAGCGCATTGCGCTGATCGAGCGGTGA
- a CDS encoding amino acid ABC transporter substrate-binding protein, which produces MKMLKSTLAVVTAATALGISGFAQAGATLDAVQKKGFVQCGVSDGLPGFSVPDAKGNIVGIDADVCRAVAAAVFGDAKKVKFSQLNAKERFTALQSGEVDVLSRNTTWTSSRDAGMGLVFAGVTYYDGIGFLVNKKLGVSSAKELDGATICIQAGTTTELNVSDYFRANGLKYTPITFDTSDESAKSLESGRCDVLTSDKSQLYAQRSKLAAPTDYVVLPETISKEPLGPVVRKGDEEWFSIVKWTLFAMLNAEEMGITSKNVEAEAKATKNPDVGRMLGADGEYGKDLKLPKDWVVQIVKQVGNYGEVFEKNLGKQTPLQIDRGLNALWNNGGIQYAPPVR; this is translated from the coding sequence ATGAAGATGTTGAAATCCACACTGGCAGTGGTTACCGCTGCGACCGCGTTGGGTATCAGCGGTTTCGCACAGGCAGGTGCGACCCTGGACGCAGTACAGAAGAAGGGATTCGTTCAATGTGGCGTCAGTGACGGTTTGCCGGGCTTCTCGGTGCCGGATGCCAAGGGCAACATCGTCGGTATCGACGCCGACGTCTGCCGCGCGGTAGCCGCTGCGGTGTTCGGTGACGCCAAGAAGGTCAAGTTCAGCCAGCTCAACGCCAAGGAGCGTTTCACCGCGCTGCAGTCCGGTGAAGTCGACGTGCTGTCGCGCAACACCACCTGGACCAGCTCCCGTGACGCCGGCATGGGCCTGGTGTTCGCCGGTGTTACCTATTACGACGGCATCGGTTTCCTGGTCAACAAGAAGCTGGGCGTTTCCAGTGCCAAGGAACTGGATGGCGCAACCATCTGCATCCAGGCCGGTACCACCACCGAGCTCAACGTTTCCGACTACTTCCGAGCCAATGGCCTGAAGTACACCCCGATCACCTTCGACACCTCCGACGAGAGCGCCAAGTCGCTGGAATCCGGCCGTTGCGACGTGCTGACCTCCGACAAGTCGCAGCTCTACGCACAGCGCTCCAAGCTGGCCGCCCCGACCGACTACGTGGTACTGCCGGAGACTATCTCCAAAGAGCCACTGGGCCCGGTGGTGCGCAAAGGCGATGAAGAGTGGTTCAGCATCGTCAAGTGGACCCTGTTCGCCATGCTCAACGCCGAAGAGATGGGCATCACCTCGAAGAACGTCGAAGCCGAAGCCAAGGCCACCAAGAACCCTGACGTGGGCCGCATGCTCGGCGCCGACGGCGAGTACGGCAAAGACCTGAAGCTGCCGAAGGACTGGGTGGTGCAGATCGTCAAGCAGGTCGGCAACTACGGCGAAGTCTTCGAGAAAAACCTGGGCAAGCAAACCCCACTGCAAATCGACCGCGGTCTGAACGCCCTGTGGAACAACGGCGGCATCCAGTACGCGCCACCGGTGCGCTGA
- a CDS encoding alpha/beta hydrolase: protein MTHPLILEPQKTADACVIWLHGLGADRYDFMPVAEALQEVLLTTRFVMPQAPTRPVTINGGYEMPSWYDIKAMTPARAIDQDQLEASADQVIALIKAEQAKGIDLARIFLAGFSQGGAVVLHTAYIKWQEALGGVIALSTYAPTFSDSVELTACQQRTPALCLHGVYDPVVLPAMGRTAFEHLKHWGVSVERQEYPMEHAVLPEEINDIGAWLAKRLR, encoded by the coding sequence ATGACTCACCCGCTGATTCTTGAACCACAAAAAACCGCTGATGCCTGTGTGATCTGGTTGCACGGCCTTGGGGCCGACCGTTACGACTTCATGCCGGTCGCCGAAGCCCTGCAGGAAGTATTGCTGACCACCCGCTTCGTCATGCCCCAGGCGCCAACCCGGCCGGTGACCATCAACGGTGGTTACGAAATGCCCAGCTGGTACGACATCAAGGCCATGACCCCGGCGCGGGCCATCGACCAGGATCAGCTGGAAGCCTCAGCCGACCAAGTGATCGCGCTGATCAAGGCGGAGCAGGCAAAAGGCATCGATCTGGCACGCATCTTCCTCGCCGGCTTCTCCCAAGGTGGCGCGGTGGTGCTGCACACTGCCTATATAAAGTGGCAAGAAGCATTGGGTGGGGTAATCGCCCTCTCGACCTACGCACCGACCTTCAGCGACAGCGTTGAACTGACCGCCTGTCAGCAACGCACCCCGGCCCTGTGCCTGCATGGCGTCTATGACCCCGTGGTATTGCCGGCGATGGGCCGTACTGCCTTTGAGCACCTCAAACACTGGGGCGTAAGCGTCGAGAGGCAGGAATACCCGATGGAACACGCGGTGCTACCTGAGGAAATCAACGATATCGGCGCGTGGCTGGCCAAACGCCTGCGTTAA